The sequence GTGGGTATTCGAAACCTTCTAGATTTATTAAGTTGTTGTCTGCTAGTTCTTTTATTACTTCGTAGAGGGAATCTCTACGGTCTGATGGTAGGTTTGCTACAAATTTATTGATTTCTTGTGGTGGTACATTTGCAGTGAATTGAACTCCACCGAATTTAACTTGTTTCATTTTATGGCCTCCTAAACTATTTTATTTTAGTTTAGGTCAATAAGTTAGATAGTATACACTTAAATGTGAATTGAATCAATAACGCTGAGCCTCGTCTACAAACATTTAGGGCTACACCCTACCGTAATAAACTCCTTTTGCAGGTCTGCAAAGGCTAAGCCCCCGTCGCAATTATTTAACTATATCTTATTATATATTATCTATTATCTATTATCTTATTATCTATTATCCACCATCTATCATCTATTATCTATTATCTATTATCTATTATCTATTATCTATTATCTATTATCTATTATCTATTATCTATTATCTATTATCTATTATCTATTATCTATTATCTATTATCTATTATCTATCATCTATTATCTAAACTAAGTGGTTACTCCTACCTTGCCACCATGTATAAGTTTTAGATGTTTAGAGGAATTTTGTAAAGTTAGCCATTTTGAAAAATTGACTATGGATTCATCATGGGTTTTACAGTGTACATAAAAGCCTGCAGGATCCACATATGGCCATGCTTCAATATATATAACATTACTTGTACTGGTGCTTAGTACCCAAACTTCTACTGGTCCACTGTATAGTCCACCTATTTGATAGCTCGGTTCACCAAATACTTCTCTTATTTTTTCAATGCAAAACTCTGGACTCCAGGAAAAGTACTGATCCTTTAGTTCTTTAGATGCTCTTTTTATGGATACCAGGGCATACTCACCTAAACTTTTTGCTTCATCTTCGTATTTTACTTGGTACAAAACTTTTTTAATACGGTACTCCATGTTAGCAAATACCTCCTTGGAATATTACATAATCTATTTTATGCATTTCATATGTAATTATTCCCTTAGAAGTAAATAGTATGAATTACAGTATTTCACTATATATATCTACTATTTCAATGGAGTAGTTTAACTCATCTATATAACTTATAATAGCATCTTTAGTTTTATACAGTATTTTAGCGTCAGTGGAAATCATACTTATCCCTAATTGAAAGCGATTTAATAATTGATCATGCTCTTGGGCCACAGAGACATTAAATTTATGCTTAATTTTTGCTGACATGCTGTTTGCAACGTTTCTTTTGGTCTTAAGATTATCACACTCAAATATATGAATAGTTAACTCTAAAAGCAAGATGTCCATAAGTGTTATCTCCTTTTTGATAAAAATTTGCCAATAGGTAAATAATAGAAAAAAGTCTTCCTTTTAATACTATTATAGATCATAAAGGGGTATTCATCTAATGAAAAAAGAACAGAAAGTTATATCCCCACGTCAGTTTTTTTATATAATAATTAGTTTTATAATTGGATCCGCCAGCCTTTTTGTTCCTGAAATTATCGCAGGAAAGGATGCCTGGATATCTACAATAGCTGCAACCTTGATTGGTTCTTTTATGCTTTTTGTTATTATACACTTACAGGACAAATTTAAAGGTCTAACAATAGTTGAATATAGTGAGTTGTTACTGGGCAAGGTTTTAGGAAAAATCCTTAGTTTCTTTTTTCTATTTAATATTTTTTTAGTATCCGTTCTTATTATAGAAGATTTGGTGATACTTTTTGCTATCGCTATAATTCCTGAAACTCCACATATTGTCTACAGTTCCGGTCTTGTTCTGTTAGTAGCATATGCCATATATAGCGGTATAGAATCCATTGGTAGATTAGCAGAACTCTATGTTTTTCCCTTAATCCTCTTACTACTGATCCTTCCCCTGCTATCCATAGAATATCTTGATTTCACTATGTTACTGCCGGTATACAGTGATGGTTTAAAGCCCATAATAGCAGGTACCATTGCATCACTAACCTTTCCCTTTGCTGAAGTTGCCATGTTAGCAATGATTTTACCTGCAGTCCAAGGAGGCAAAGAAAATACTCCTTACTATATGCTGGGGTATTTCATTGCTGGTTTTTTGTTGCTACTTAGAACTATCGTAGCTATTTCAACTTTTTCAGCAGATATTGTTTCAAAGCTTCAACTTCCAATATTTCAGGTATATAGACTTATAGACGTTGGTGAATTTTTAAATAGGGTTGAAGGACTATTTATTTTCATCTGGATTTTGGGATTCTTTACAAAATTTTTAGCATCTTTTTATGGAATTGTTTTGGGGCTAGGGCAGGTTTTTAACCTTAAAGATAAGCAGAGTCTAATTATCCCTGTAAGCTTAGTATTTATATTCATGTCCAACTTCCTCTTCCCTTCCACGGGATTCTTTCTATATTTTGATTTGTTTATACTCCCTTTTATCACAATAGGCATGTGTGTTTTCTACCCTCTGCTATTGCTAATACTTAGCATTTTTCATAAGGGAACGAACTCTGAATGATTCTACAAACACTTAAAGCCAGTCTTTTGACTGGCTTTATTGAACTCCTAATATATCCATGAAAATGTATTCAGATATACCCTCAAACAACATATCTATAATGTCCAATGGATTAAAAGCATGTGTTCCATTTGCATAGGAATAGGCATAGTAAAATGCCAATCCATATAGCCCTGTCACCACAAACAAGTCCATATAAAACTTTTTAGTAAACAATGTTTTTGCTTGAAAACCATATAAGGCTGCAAAAAGTAAGATTATTGTTGCCTTTGTAAACATTAGCGTTGCCCCTTTTCTATCACAGGGGTTGTTATCATCCCTGATGAGAAGAGATTTATATTTACCCTAATATCAAAAACCACCTCTGGGTATAGATCCTCAATCCACTTATCCTTATTATTATTCCACCACTTAGGATGGTCCCTTTCATATAAACCGGAGATTCCCAGGATGTCTGCTTTATATTCTCCTTGAATTTTTTCTATAAGATTTCTTATTTCTCCAACGACCCTTTTTGAAAGTATTGCCTCAAGCTCTGTTATTTGCTTCGGGTCTATAAAATCGAAATCAGTGTTAGTTTCAACAATACTCCCTTCTCCACTTATGTCTACATTAACCACTAACTGTTCATCATTTATTGAAGAAAGCATTTCTGTATCTACGCCTCCTATTTCCACTGAAATAGAGCCATCTTTATAAGGCACAATGATAACTGCCTCAGATGCTTCCCCTTCTAAAAACAAGAAACTCCTGGTTTCAGTTTTTGTCAACCACCCTGCTAACTCTGTTCCCTTGACAACAGCTGCACCATCTAGAATCGCAGATTTTTGAACGGTGGCTTGGCTCATCTCATCTTGTTCTTCGTTTTGTGCTCCCATTATATCTGGATCTAATAGTAACACTCTAGCTGTCACAAAATCTTTGTAGGGGTTTACCATGGAAATCATCATATCCCTTATGTTGCTATTTACCTGTTTTGACCATTCATCACTGTTTTCAATGAGCCCAAGTATTTCCTCGCTAAATGCAGGCTGAAATTCTGGTGTCGCTTGCATGACTTCTTTTGCTTTACCTTGTGTTATAAGCACCCAACTTTTGTAACGGATTTGCCTATTTCTTGTTAAAAAATCCATTATATCTGCAATATTATCCCTTGCAGTCTCCTCCCCTATAAAAACCAAATTATTATGCATCCATGTTAGCTGTGCTGGTGCCCGACCTCTAAAATTCTTAGCTGCATCAATAAGGGTTTGCCCCTCTGCGCTTGCCACCCACATCTTTCCCTCTTGTTGTCCATCACTGGCTTCGGTCTCCTGGGGCTTGATTATATGCAATGTCATCTCAAACCCATCACCTGTATCATTGGCATCTATGCCCATAGCTACAATTATTCCTAAATCTTCAACTTCTATCTTACCCCAACATCCACTTACAAAAGTTATTAAGCAAAGCCCGATTAAAAATAAACTAACCTGTTTCTTTATTTTTGTTTTTTTCATTATCATCACCACTTGTTGGCTCATGGGGAGCCATTTTTTTCCCTCTTAGTCTAATAACATTATTTTTAGCGATAAATGTAGGTCTCTCCACCATCCACCAAATGGGAGCCCTAAATATTACATCTCTCTGATCCTTTAAAGTCATAGGTGCAATTGGTGAAAGGTATGGGACACCAAAGGATCTTAAGGTAGATAAATGTATGGATATGGCAAGTACTGCTAAGCTAACACCAAATAAGCCTAAGGTAGAGGCCAATAACAGGACTGGAATTTTTAGTAGTCTTACTGCTATTCCACCATTGAAGGCAGGTATAGTAAATGATGCGATTCCTGTACCTGCAACTACTATGACCATTATCTGTGAAACTAGCCCAGCTTGAACGGCAGCTTCGCCAATAATTAAAGCTCCTACTATACTTACAGCTTGACCAACTGGTTTGGGAAGTCTTACACCAGCTTCTCGTAGCGCCTCAAAGGCAACTTCCATTATAAATGCTTCCACTACAGCAGGAAAAGGAATACCCTGCCTAGCTGCTGCAATACTTATGAGTAATGTGGTAGGTATCATCTCATGATGAAATGTTGTAATAGCTACATATAATGAAGGTCCTAGTAAGGCAAGTCCGAAAGCAATATATCTAAGAACTCTTATGGCTGTGGCAAAATAAAAACGCTCATAGTAGTCAGAGGAAGCTTGTAAAAAATCAGTGAGTACCTGAGGAACCACTAGGACAAATGGAGAGCCATCTACAAAAATACACACTCTACCTTCTACCAAGTTCGATGCCACTGCATCAGGCCTTTCAGAGTTTCCTATCTGGGGAAAAGGTGAGAATGCACTATCTTCAATAATTTGTTCAACCATACTGGAGTCAAAAATTGCATCTATTTCTATGGCTTCTAACCGAACCATTACTTCTTCTACGACCTTTGGATCCACAATGTTTTTTATGTAACATACAGCCACATCTGTTTCTGTTAAGTGACCTATTTTTTTCATTTCAACTTTAAAATCAGGTGTCTTGATTCTTTTTCTTACAAGACCTAAGTTATCTTTAAGATTTTCCACAAAGCCTTCTCTAGGCCCTCGCACTAGGGTTTGGGTAGTAGGCTCTTCAATGGTTCTTGCAGGCAGCTTCTTCACATCTAAAACATATCCGTGGCCGTAGCCATCAATTAACAGTAATGCCTTTCCAGTAAGAATACCCTTTATAGCTTCCACAGGCTTTTCGACCTTTTGCCCACCATGGTTAATTAGCAAATGGTTTTCCACAAGGTTAAGTATACCAGCATCTAAACTGGGAAAATCGCTTTTTTCTTTTAATGCCAAAGGTTTAATAATTGTATCTGTTATAGTAGTCTCATTAGTAATACCACTTAAAAAATAGAGCATACATTCTCTTTCACCTTGTACATCTAACTTAAATCTCTTTTCTTTAATATCATCACATTTATTGAAAATCTTTTTTAACAAGTTGATATTTTCCTCAATGCCAATGGAAAATTCCAATTGCTCCAGTTGTTTTTCTGTAACCTTTTCTAAATCCCTAATTTTATTTTGCTTATTCAAGTCCTTTATCTTAATAGGTTTCTTCATCCAACCACCTCCTTACTGCTTATTTCTAGCATTGCCAGTTTAAGGGAAAGTTATGAGGAGGGAGATAGACAGATGGTTAGTTGGTTAGTTGGACAGGAAGTTATTTATAATTTAAAGTTTTGTTGGTAATCAATTAATGATTTCTTAGTTTTTTAGTCTTTAGTTATTGGTTTTAAAATCCGTATTTAATCAGTGTTAATCCGTGGCTAGGTTCTTATCATTGGTTTTTTCTTTATCCTAGATCATATAGATCATGTAGATCTGTGGCCAAGTTTTGATCTTATGTTTTCCCTTTTCAGTGGCAAAAAAATAGCCCCCAAAACTCTGGGGCTATATCTTTATATCACTTACAGTAATTGTCTCCTAACTGTTGTTCTATTCTATTCATTGCTTTTATAAGCTTCTCATTATCCACTGTTAGGGATATCCTAAAGTATCCTTCACCGTATTTACCAAAACCAACTCCCGGTGTTACAACAACTCCAGCCTTTTCTAGGAGTAGTGTGGCAAAGCTTTGGGATGTATAGCCTTTTGGCACAGGTGCCCAGACATAGAAGGTGGCTTTTGGCTTTTCTAAGTTCCATCCTAGTTTGTTTAATGTGTCTACCACTAAATCTCTCCTGTGCTGATATATTTTAGTCATTTCTTCAACACATGCTTGCTCTTGGGACAGTGCCTCTGCAGCAGCATATTGCAATGGCTGGAATATGCCTGAATCTATGTTGGTTTTTATGAGACCTAAGCTCTCGATTATATCTTTATTTCCCACTGCGTACCCTACCCTCCAGCCTGTCATATTATAGGTTTTAGAAAGAGAGCCGAACTCTATACCTACATCTTTTGCACCAGGTGTCTCTAAAAAACTCATTGGCTTATATCCGTCCAGTCCTATATCACAGTAAGCTGCATCATGACAAACAATAATCTTATTATCCTTAGCGAACTTCACCACTTTTTCAAAGAATTCCTTTGTTGCAACAGCCCCTGTGGGATTGTTAGGATAGTTCAAAAACATTATTTTAGCTGCTTTTGCAATATACTCTGGAATGGAATCTAAATCAGGCAAATAGTTATTTTCTTTTAATAATGGCATCTTGTAAGGCTCTCCACCAGCGAACATGCTCCCAATGGAGTATACTGGGTATCCAGGGTCTGGTACCAATACTAAATCGTTAGGATTTACGTAACAAAAACTCACATGGGCAATCCCTTCCTTAGATCCAATTAGTGAGACAACCTCTTTTTCTGCAGACAAGTTCACCCCAAATCTTTTATCATAATACTGAGATACAGCTTGCCTAAAAGTAGGCAAGCCAGCATATGAAGGATATTGATGATTTTTGGGCTCTCTTATGGCTTTTATGGCTTTGGTAATAATATGATCAGGTGTTGGTTGATCTGGGTCACCAATACCTAGCTTTATAATTTCCATACCCTGTTCAATTGCTTTTTGAACTTTGTTATCTATTTCGGCAAATAGATACGGGGGTAAAGTCTCAATACGTTCAGCTCTAATAAACATACCCCTTCCTCCTTTAGTCAGATTGTGACATTTCCCGTAAACACTGTCTCAGCAGGTCCTGTCATCAAAACATTTTCTCCCTTCCAAGAGATCTTAAGTGTACCACCCTTCAGATGTACTTTAGCTGTGTTATTAACCACTCCCTTAACCCTTGCTGCTACTAGTGTGGCACAAGCTCCTGTTCCACAGGCTTGTGTTTCTCCAACTCCCCTTTCCCATACTCGCATTTTTAGTGAACCATCTTTTTTAACACTAACAAACTCCACATTTACTTTGTCAGGAAAAAAAGAGTGTTTTTCTATCAGTGGTCCATACTTTTCAACTGGAAAGTTGTCAATTTCGTCTAAAAAAATAACGGCATGGGGGTTTCCCATGGACAAGGCTGTAAAAGTAAAGCCTTTATCTATTACTTTTAGGTATTTATCCACCACTTTATCCCCCTGTGCCAAAACCGGTATACTTTTAGGCTCAAAAAAGGGTGGTCCCATATCTACTTGGACGGAAACCACTTTATTAAATTGTATTTTAAGTACTAGGTGTTTTATGCCTGAATCGGTTTCCACAGAAAATTCACTTTTTTGCAGATATCTTTTGTCATATAAGTACTTACCAAAACACCTGATTCCATTTCCGCACATTTTGGCTAAGCTTCCGTCTGAGTTATATATTGTCATTTTATATTCTGCTATATTGGAGGGTTCCACTAAAATTAGTCCATCTGCCCCAATACCTAGATTTCGGTGGCAGAGTTTTTTTGCTATGTTTGGCCAATCTCGCTTTAGTTTCATGAGATTTTCCGTCAGGATGAAATCATTGCCCAGTCCTTGCATTTTTGTAAATTCCATAGCATCACTCCCCTTATGTATATAGATATGCTTTTTCTGGGCAATTGTTTACGGAATTTTTAGGGCAAAAATAAAAGTCGTAAAAGCAAAGTCAAATAAACCTAACGCGTTTTTTAAGGGAGATTTCGCAGGGGATACCCACCCTAAAGGGATGGGCTACAATTTGGGTGGTGTGACGTGAAAAAAACCTCTCACTTTGAGAGGTTTTTTGCGTTTAAGATTTACCAGTCTCTGTCTGCTGTCCAACTTTTAACTTTCAACTTTCAACGTTCCACCTACTTCTAAACCAATTTCTCCAATTCATCTAGTAGGCTATCAAATAGTTTTAAGGTCTTTTCTATGGGTTCTGGTTTTGTCATGTCTACTCCAGCTTGTTTTAGGAGGTTTATTACGTAGTCACTACCTCCTCCTTTTAGGAAGCTTAGGTATTTATCCACTGCTGGTTGCCCTTGCTCTATTATATTTTGTGCAAGGGTTGTGGCAGCGGAAAAACCAGTTACATATTTAAAGACATAAAAACTTGTGTAAAAGTGTGGGATCCTAGCCCATTCCATACCTATTAGATCGTCTACCACAAGCTCTGGTCCGAAATATTTTTTGTTAAGGTTTAGCCAAATATCACTAAAGGTCTTGTGGATAAGTGGTTTACCTTCTTGTGCTAGTTTATGGACTTCTAATTCAAACTCTGCAAACATACCTTGACGGTAAACAGTTCCTCTGATTCCTTCAAGGTACTGGTTTATTATATAAAATCTTTTCTTTTTATCGTCTGTTGTTTCCAAAAGATAATCGCTTAATAAGGCTTCATTTACAGTGGATGCAACCTCTGCTGCAAAAATATTATAGTGTGAGTAGGTGTATGGTTGATTTTTGTGAGATAAATAGGTGTGAATAGAGTGACCAAATTCATGGGCTAATGTGTACGTGGAATTTAAAGTGTTGTCATAGTTCATCAAAATATATGGTTTTGTTCCATAACTCCCCCATGAATAAGCACCACTTCTCTTGCCTCTATTTTCATAAACATCTACCCATCCCGTTTCCATTCCCTCTTTTAGAATAGAAACATATTCTTCTCCAAGTTTTTTACATCCCTTTATAACAAGATCTTTAGCCTCGTCATAGGATATATCCATGGTAAAATCACCAATAAGGGGAGCATAAATGTCGTACATCATAAGATCATCTACACCTAGAAGTCTTTTCTTTATGGATACATAGCGATGTAGTGGTTCTAAGTTCTTATTTATAGTATTAACTACGTTTTCATAAACAACAGTAGGTATGTTGTCTGGATGTAATTCCTGTTTTAAAGCTGATTCATAGTTCCTTGCCTTGGAATAAAATATATTTCCTTTTATTCTAGTTCCCAATGTTGAAGCTATGGTGTTTTTGTATTGACCAAAAGTTGTGTACATGGCTTCATAGGCTTCTTTTCTGACCCTACGGTTATTGGAAGTCAAAAATTGAATATATCTTCCATGGGACAATTCCACCTCGTTATCATCCTCATCAACAATAGTTGGAAACTTGATGTCAGCATTATTAAGCATGGAGAAAGTACTTTGTGGTCCCTTATTCAAATCCTGACTCATGGAAAGAAGCTGTTCTTCCCTAGGAGATAGGGTATGTGGCTTAAGTCTTAGTATTTCTTCTAGGTAAAATCTATAGAATTTTAGTTTAGGCTGTTCTTCAAAAAGCCTATTTATCGTCTCAGTTGTAAAACTAAGGATCTCAGGGTTGATAAAGGAAAGTTCAGTTTTTACGTTTAGAAGTAAATCCTCTGCCCTTTGTACATTGCTTTGGTTTTCTGTATGGTTTGTGTCTTCATCTCTTTTTAAAGCTACATAAACATGTACCTTACCTAGTAACTCAGATAGTTCATCTTGCAAAGTTAAACATTGGTAAAGCTTAGCGGCGTGTTTTAAGTTTCCTTTCAGTGGTAGAATTCTGTTTAATAACTCAGTAACCTTATGATAGTCTTTCTCCCAGTCTGCTATTGACTGGTAGATCTCATCAACTGCCCATTTGTGTTGGTCTTCAACTTCATTTCTAAATGGAACAACCTTCGGCATATCTAAAACCTCCCTTATTTTTGAAATAGTATAAAAAGAATATCTTACACCTACACTAGAAGTGGAGGTGATAATTATGCAAAGATATGCATGTACAGTTTGTGATTATGTTTATGATCCTGCCTCTGGTGATCCAGATAACGGAGTAAAACCAGGCACACCTTTTCATGAGCTGCCAGATGACTGGGTATGCCCCGATTGTGGTGTTGGCAAAGACTTATTTGAAATAGACAGTAATTAATATTTTTATTTTAAGGGGAGCTTTCCCCTTTTTTTAATGTTTTACTACATCCTTTAATATTATTCTAGTTTTAATCTATATATACCAAACCCTATCAGTAAAAATCCAAATAAAGTAAGAACAAATATATTTTGCCACACATCACCTAAGGACATTCCTCTTACAATGATATCCGTATATCCTCGGATAGCCCAGCTAGTGGGTACTAGTTTAGAGATAAACTGCATTTTCGGTGACATCAGATCAATGGGCCAGTATGCCCCACCTAACATTGATATAACTAGTATAATCATATTGCCTACCACAGTCACCTGGTTGGCATTTTTGCTTACTGCTGCCAGTGTCATCCCTATACCAGTAGCTGCAAAAACAAAGGTAAATGTTAAAAGCAATGTGGCTAAGATGTCATTCCCCCAGTTTACTCCGAGGAAAAGTTGACCTATTATGATCATTGCAAGCATTTGTAACAGTCCTAACAAATAAATAGCCACTGTATTGCCTGCTATAATTGTCCACTTATCATTTGGAGTAGTTAGTAGCCGAGCTAAAGTACCCTTCTCTTTCTGTAATAAAATAGTGGCCGCTCCTGACATTACTACAGTCATTAGTGTAAACATTATTGCCATACCTGGAGAGCTTTGATTCATTCCTGTGGGTATTAGAAGAGTTTCACCTTGTTCCTTATCACTCCAACGGAAATTAACCTCCACAGGAATATGATCAAATCCGGCTAAGGCCTGTTGTGCTAAGTCATTATAATCTGAAACTGGACTAAAAACTTCCAGCAATACTCCTGATACTGCTAAGCTATTATTTAGCTCACTTATGGACTTCGCTATGATTTTTTCCACTTTTAGTGGAGATACCTGCCTAGCAGCTGGCCAATAATATATATCAGTTTTTTCCTTTTCATCAATGCCGTTTTCAAATCCAGAGGGGATATGAATGAATCCAGCAACATGATTTTCTCTTACTAGTCTTTCCCCTTCTTCTTTTTCTTTGTATTGTATATAAAAATCTTCATCATTTTCTATGGCCTCAATAATGTATCTAGAGTACAAACTGTCATCTTCATCTAAAACAGCAACAGGTATTGAACCAGTAGAAGAGCTGCTACCTGATGACGTTGCCATTCCTGTAATCAATGTAAAAACTAATGGCAAGGCTATGAACCATACTATAGCCTTTTTTTCCTTAAAGCGTAGTTGAAGGTTGTTTAGTGCAATATATAGTATAGACATTTATTTCACCTCCAATTTGGCCAATCTAAATATGGAGAAGGACATTGTAACTAGTCCTATACTTGCAAGGATTAAAAGATTTTGATACAAAGACGTAAGTGACGTATTAAAAAACATAATTTGATAAAAGCCGTCTATTGCCCATCTGTTAAATGTTAGTTTACTCAACATTTGCATAAGTGGCGGCATTCCCATAAGGGGGAACATGGAGCCTCCTAATGCTGACATACAAAGTATAATTAATGACCCTAATCCATCTGCTCCACTGGCAGTGTCTGACAATGATGCTATAAACATGCCTATACCAGATGTGGCCAGTACCACCACAGCTGAAAATGCCAATACCTTCCCCTGCCCTCCCCAGTCAACATTATAGAATATTCTTGTGAAGTTTATTAAAACTATAAGCTGAATAAAGGATGAGAAGTAAATACCTAGTGTCTTACCCATTATAAACTCAAATGGGTTTATATTGGATACCCTTAGCCTTTGTAGTGTTCCTTGTTCTCTTTCTTGAAGTATTCTCTTTCCACCGAGGTTTGCATTAAATAGTAAATACATCACTGCCATTGCAGCGGAGTAGTATCCCATGGGGTTTGTATTAGATGCAGGATCCTCGATACGATTGCTATAGCTTGTATCTTTAATTAAATTAATATAAGGTTCCCTAGTATCTAATAAACCAACTACTTCTTCAATTTTCTCGTTTATGTCACCACTTATAAACTGTGTGGATAAATTTATAGCCACTAATTTTATTGTAACTTCTTCAACAAACATTTCTGTAACATTCATTATTACAGGGGGTAAAAAGGTATTACCCGCATCCCCTATTATTTCGAGCTTCGTATGGCGTCCCATTATTAAGTCTGCAGAAAAATCTTCTGGTATTGATACCAAAGCGATAGCATTCCCTGAGTTTACCAGCTTTTCTCCCTCTTTAAAATCATCTATAATTTCTACTTCAAATCTTTGGGAGAATTCCTCAGACCCATATACCTCTTCCACAAGTATTTTAGAAAACTGTCCTTGGGCATCAGAGTTTATAACCAATAGTAATCCTAGATTTTGTTCATTTCCACCCCATAGTGGTGATAGGGCAGTACCCAGCACAAATGTAAGTATTAGTGGTGTACCTAAAAGTGTGAAAAGTGTTTTCCTATCTCTTAGAATTAAAATAATGTCCTTCAAACCAATAAATAGAGTTTTCATAGTAGGTTCCCCCTAATCCCTTAAGGATTTTCCCGTAAGATGCAGAAATACTTTTTCAAGATTTGGTTTTTGAATATCCACAGATGTTATTTCTAAACCTAGGTTTGAAATTTTCCCCAAAATATTAGTCATTTCCTTAGCACCATTTTCAACTAAAATAGAGATTTCCTGTTCTTTTACCTCTAATGAAGAGTTAAATAATTCATATAAACTGTTCTTCTCATTTTCAGTTACTTCTTTACTTACATCCATTTTAATTAAATCTTTATTACCTACAAGTTCCTTCAACTCCTGAACTGTACCCATCCCTTTGATCCTGC comes from Alkalicella caledoniensis and encodes:
- the rd gene encoding rubredoxin; the protein is MQRYACTVCDYVYDPASGDPDNGVKPGTPFHELPDDWVCPDCGVGKDLFEIDSN
- a CDS encoding ABC transporter permease encodes the protein MSILYIALNNLQLRFKEKKAIVWFIALPLVFTLITGMATSSGSSSSTGSIPVAVLDEDDSLYSRYIIEAIENDEDFYIQYKEKEEGERLVRENHVAGFIHIPSGFENGIDEKEKTDIYYWPAARQVSPLKVEKIIAKSISELNNSLAVSGVLLEVFSPVSDYNDLAQQALAGFDHIPVEVNFRWSDKEQGETLLIPTGMNQSSPGMAIMFTLMTVVMSGAATILLQKEKGTLARLLTTPNDKWTIIAGNTVAIYLLGLLQMLAMIIIGQLFLGVNWGNDILATLLLTFTFVFAATGIGMTLAAVSKNANQVTVVGNMIILVISMLGGAYWPIDLMSPKMQFISKLVPTSWAIRGYTDIIVRGMSLGDVWQNIFVLTLFGFLLIGFGIYRLKLE
- a CDS encoding ABC transporter permease, which codes for MKTLFIGLKDIILILRDRKTLFTLLGTPLILTFVLGTALSPLWGGNEQNLGLLLVINSDAQGQFSKILVEEVYGSEEFSQRFEVEIIDDFKEGEKLVNSGNAIALVSIPEDFSADLIMGRHTKLEIIGDAGNTFLPPVIMNVTEMFVEEVTIKLVAINLSTQFISGDINEKIEEVVGLLDTREPYINLIKDTSYSNRIEDPASNTNPMGYYSAAMAVMYLLFNANLGGKRILQEREQGTLQRLRVSNINPFEFIMGKTLGIYFSSFIQLIVLINFTRIFYNVDWGGQGKVLAFSAVVVLATSGIGMFIASLSDTASGADGLGSLIILCMSALGGSMFPLMGMPPLMQMLSKLTFNRWAIDGFYQIMFFNTSLTSLYQNLLILASIGLVTMSFSIFRLAKLEVK